In Dolichospermum flos-aquae CCAP 1403/13F, the following proteins share a genomic window:
- the leuC gene encoding 3-isopropylmalate dehydratase large subunit: MSKGTLFDKVWDLHTVGTMPSGLTQLFIGLHLIHEVTSPQAFAMLKERDLKVLFPEQTIATVDHIVPTENQARPFVDSMAEEMIQALEKNCQENDITFYNIGSGNQGIVHVIAPELGLTQPGMTIACGDSHTSSHGAFGAIAFGIGTSQVRDVLASQTLSLSKLKVRKIEVKGQLKPGVYAKDVILHIIRILGVKGGVGYAYEFAGTTFEQMNMEERMTVCNMAIEGGARCGYVNPDKITYDYLKNRDFAPKGADWEKAVFWWESLSSHADAEYDDVVVFNAEDIPPTVTWGITPGQGIGVDEKVPTAAELPEEDRFIAEEAYRYMDLYPGQPIQGTKIDICFIGSCTNGRISDLREAAKIAQGRQVAKGVKAFVVPGSERVKKEAEAEGLDKIFVQAGFEWREPGCSMCLAMNPDKLQGRQISASSSNRNFKGRQGSSSGRTLLMSPAMVATAAIKGEIGDVRDLL, translated from the coding sequence ATGAGCAAGGGTACACTATTTGACAAAGTTTGGGACTTACACACCGTTGGTACAATGCCATCAGGATTAACGCAACTATTTATTGGACTACATCTTATTCATGAAGTTACAAGTCCCCAAGCCTTTGCGATGCTCAAAGAAAGGGATTTAAAAGTATTATTTCCAGAACAGACTATAGCCACAGTTGATCATATTGTTCCCACAGAAAACCAAGCCCGTCCCTTTGTGGATAGCATGGCCGAAGAAATGATTCAGGCATTAGAAAAGAATTGTCAAGAAAATGATATAACTTTTTACAATATTGGTTCAGGGAATCAAGGTATAGTTCACGTCATTGCCCCGGAATTGGGACTGACCCAACCGGGAATGACCATCGCTTGTGGAGATAGCCACACATCAAGTCATGGTGCATTTGGAGCGATCGCCTTTGGTATCGGTACAAGCCAAGTTAGAGACGTTCTCGCCTCCCAAACCCTATCATTATCAAAATTAAAAGTCCGCAAAATCGAAGTTAAAGGCCAATTAAAACCCGGAGTTTACGCCAAAGACGTAATATTGCATATTATCCGAATCCTGGGCGTAAAAGGTGGTGTAGGCTACGCTTACGAATTTGCAGGCACTACTTTTGAGCAGATGAACATGGAAGAACGGATGACCGTTTGTAACATGGCCATAGAAGGTGGTGCAAGATGCGGATACGTCAATCCCGACAAAATTACTTACGATTATCTAAAAAATAGAGACTTTGCCCCCAAAGGTGCAGACTGGGAAAAAGCTGTTTTTTGGTGGGAATCTCTCAGTAGTCATGCTGATGCCGAATATGATGATGTCGTAGTATTTAATGCCGAAGATATTCCCCCCACAGTCACATGGGGAATTACACCAGGTCAAGGAATTGGCGTAGATGAAAAAGTCCCCACAGCCGCAGAACTCCCAGAAGAAGACCGCTTTATCGCCGAAGAAGCATATCGCTACATGGATTTATATCCAGGTCAACCCATTCAAGGAACAAAAATTGATATCTGCTTCATTGGAAGCTGCACCAACGGACGCATAAGCGACCTCAGAGAAGCCGCCAAAATCGCCCAAGGTCGCCAAGTTGCCAAAGGTGTAAAAGCCTTTGTAGTCCCAGGTTCAGAAAGAGTCAAAAAAGAAGCGGAAGCCGAAGGACTAGATAAAATCTTTGTTCAAGCTGGCTTTGAATGGAGAGAACCAGGTTGTTCCATGTGTTTAGCCATGAACCCCGACAAACTCCAAGGCAGACAAATCAGCGCCTCCTCCTCCAACCGCAACTTTAAAGGCAGACAAGGATCATCATCCGGTCGCACCTTACTCATGAGTCCCGCAATGGTAGCCACAGCAGCCATAAAAGGCGAAATTGGCGACGTGCGCGACTTGTTATAA
- a CDS encoding DUF2358 domain-containing protein has product MDIVETLKADYARFPVNQTYSIYADDVYFQDAVFKFRGIELYKWMIKFIQTFFSNLKLDLHNIQSQQENIKTEWTMSWNSPLPWKPHISVSGWSELRLNADGLIVSHIDYWHCSRLDVIKQHFISVKNQS; this is encoded by the coding sequence ATGGATATTGTTGAAACTCTTAAAGCCGATTATGCTAGATTTCCGGTAAATCAAACTTACAGCATTTATGCCGATGATGTTTATTTTCAAGATGCTGTTTTTAAGTTTCGGGGAATTGAACTTTATAAATGGATGATTAAATTCATTCAGACTTTTTTCTCCAATCTCAAACTAGATTTACATAATATCCAATCTCAGCAAGAAAATATTAAAACTGAATGGACTATGAGTTGGAATTCTCCTTTACCTTGGAAACCTCACATTTCTGTTTCTGGTTGGAGTGAATTACGTCTAAATGCTGACGGTTTAATCGTTTCCCATATTGATTATTGGCACTGTTCCCGTTTGGATGTCATTAAGCAGCATTTCATTTCTGTGAAAAATCAATCATAA
- a CDS encoding proton extrusion protein PcxA, with the protein MKNTVFSQKIYPFLLAAYRWYLLTPERSLDTAYQAAIQIKEIEDKHFNGNKIDSEFTMHSTSVMDYFQGDLQKLLKTVQMRLTEFKASRWFANESKQKAAMKVGIEYSSPASILEKLEFIDQITSKYTNNDIDTNYRNSHPQPVEPPTDLVNSPQFTPKTSRKVSQNISRGKANTTGILPRSILSTITRLQVELDPESEQNVVKNFRKAQQRSIISIRFILLLIIVPLLTHQLSKALIVGPLVEHFRNEKTVEVFLNGEMEEEGLLALQRFEERIKFEALISNAPALGAEELETKMKEKAEEVKKEFRKESDNAIKNVFADIFAVITFTILLLVSKSDIAVLKDFFDNVVYGLSDSAKAFIIILFTDVFVGFHSPHGWEVLLEGISRHWGLPANRDFIFLFIATFPVILDTIFKYWIFRYLNRISPSAVATYHNMNE; encoded by the coding sequence ATGAAAAATACCGTGTTTAGCCAAAAAATATACCCCTTTTTACTAGCTGCTTACAGATGGTATCTACTGACACCAGAACGTTCTTTAGATACAGCTTATCAAGCGGCTATACAAATTAAGGAAATTGAAGATAAACACTTCAATGGTAACAAAATAGACTCCGAATTTACCATGCACAGCACCAGCGTCATGGATTATTTTCAAGGAGATTTGCAAAAGTTATTAAAAACTGTACAAATGCGGCTGACGGAATTCAAAGCCAGTCGGTGGTTTGCGAATGAATCCAAACAAAAAGCTGCTATGAAAGTGGGGATAGAATATTCTAGCCCAGCATCAATTTTAGAGAAACTAGAATTCATTGATCAAATTACATCTAAATACACTAATAATGATATAGATACAAATTATAGAAATTCCCATCCTCAACCTGTTGAACCCCCCACAGATTTAGTTAATTCTCCACAATTTACACCAAAAACATCACGGAAAGTTAGCCAAAATATATCTAGAGGAAAAGCCAATACTACAGGTATTTTACCTCGTTCAATTTTAAGCACAATTACGCGGCTACAAGTAGAATTAGATCCAGAATCTGAACAAAATGTAGTTAAGAATTTTCGTAAAGCCCAACAAAGAAGTATTATCTCAATTCGGTTTATACTGCTACTTATTATCGTTCCTCTTCTGACTCATCAATTATCCAAAGCTTTAATTGTTGGTCCATTGGTAGAACATTTCCGAAATGAGAAAACAGTAGAAGTTTTCTTAAATGGAGAAATGGAAGAAGAAGGATTATTAGCATTACAAAGGTTTGAAGAAAGAATCAAATTTGAAGCCTTAATTAGTAATGCACCTGCGCTTGGGGCTGAAGAATTAGAAACAAAAATGAAGGAAAAAGCAGAGGAAGTAAAAAAGGAATTTCGCAAAGAAAGTGATAATGCCATTAAAAATGTATTTGCTGATATTTTCGCGGTAATTACTTTCACTATCTTATTACTTGTTAGCAAATCTGATATCGCTGTATTAAAAGATTTCTTCGATAATGTAGTCTATGGTTTAAGCGATAGTGCTAAAGCATTTATTATCATTTTATTTACCGATGTTTTTGTCGGCTTTCACTCTCCTCACGGTTGGGAAGTTCTCTTAGAAGGAATATCACGGCATTGGGGATTACCAGCCAATCGAGATTTTATTTTCTTATTTATTGCCACATTTCCCGTAATTTTAGATACGATTTTTAAATATTGGATTTTCCGCTATTTAAATCGGATTTCACCTTCTGCCGTTGCTACCTACCATAACATGAATGAATAA
- a CDS encoding YcjF family protein → MTEQDNNSWKKKITGVFNQATDKLTQFLPIEQVTQTVGQWFSVSDTQVAEILETIRAELPTTEALLLGKPQAGKSSIVRGLTGVSAEIIGQGFRPHTQNTQRYAYPANDLPLLIFTDTVGLGDVSQDTEAIIQELIGDLQQETNKARVLIITVKIHDFATDTLRQIAEKLRQQYPDIPCLLVVTCLHEVYPSEVANHPDYPPDFLELQRAFIAIKENFSGLYNSAVLIDFTLEEDGYNPVFYGLERLRDNLSQLLPEAESKAIYQLLDQQAGEKLGNIYRNAGRRYILPFSIMAATLSAVPLPFATMPVLTALQVSMVGLLGKLYGQTITPSQAGGIVSTIAGGFVAQAVARELIKFIPGFGSVIAASWAGAYTWALGEAACVYFGDLMGGKKPDPQKIQAVMQEAFTGAKERFKGMKS, encoded by the coding sequence ATGACTGAACAAGATAATAACTCCTGGAAAAAAAAGATAACTGGGGTTTTTAATCAAGCTACCGATAAATTAACCCAATTTTTACCAATAGAACAAGTTACACAAACTGTAGGACAATGGTTTAGTGTGAGTGATACTCAAGTTGCGGAAATTCTCGAAACTATTCGGGCTGAATTACCAACTACGGAAGCTTTGCTATTAGGAAAACCCCAAGCGGGTAAAAGTTCGATTGTCAGGGGTTTAACTGGGGTATCTGCGGAAATTATCGGCCAGGGTTTTCGTCCTCATACCCAAAATACCCAACGTTACGCATATCCTGCTAATGATTTACCATTGCTGATTTTTACAGATACGGTAGGTTTAGGAGATGTCAGTCAAGATACTGAAGCTATTATTCAGGAATTAATCGGCGATTTACAACAGGAAACAAATAAAGCTAGAGTTTTGATTATCACTGTCAAAATTCATGATTTTGCAACTGATACTTTGCGGCAAATTGCTGAAAAATTACGACAGCAATATCCAGATATTCCCTGTTTATTAGTAGTAACTTGCTTACATGAAGTTTATCCGTCAGAAGTTGCCAATCATCCTGATTATCCCCCAGATTTTCTAGAATTGCAGCGGGCATTTATCGCCATTAAAGAAAATTTTTCAGGTTTATATAATAGTGCGGTTTTAATTGATTTCACTTTAGAAGAAGATGGTTATAATCCTGTATTTTACGGTTTAGAAAGACTGCGAGATAATTTATCCCAACTCCTCCCAGAAGCAGAATCAAAGGCAATTTATCAATTATTAGATCAACAAGCTGGCGAAAAATTAGGTAATATTTATCGAAACGCTGGCAGACGTTATATTTTGCCATTTTCTATCATGGCGGCAACTTTGTCCGCTGTGCCTTTACCTTTTGCGACTATGCCCGTTTTAACTGCCTTGCAGGTGTCCATGGTGGGATTGTTGGGTAAATTATATGGACAGACTATCACACCATCTCAAGCTGGGGGTATTGTCAGTACCATTGCTGGTGGTTTTGTCGCCCAAGCGGTAGCACGGGAATTAATTAAATTTATCCCTGGTTTTGGCAGCGTTATTGCGGCATCGTGGGCAGGGGCTTATACATGGGCTTTAGGTGAAGCTGCTTGTGTGTATTTTGGCGATTTAATGGGTGGGAAAAAACCCGATCCTCAAAAAATTCAAGCAGTCATGCAAGAAGCCTTTACAGGGGCAAAAGAACGGTTTAAGGGGATGAAAAGTTAA
- the mltA gene encoding murein transglycosylase A, which translates to MNNQHFANITISLPIFMASLIVGIQPLPNQELSPPECRLGKWNLPALVNPTKKKLPVLIPRVPVTCCQEEISCLDQAIYDEKNDEIANKKALLQSIDYSLQYLQTPRAIKAYQKSEITRERVYNSLQRFRKLLISTKSPQALQAAIEKEFVFYQSVGRDNKGTVLFTAYYEPLYLASRQPTKEFRYPAYRSPADLESWAKPHPSRSELEGVDGLQGSKGKLKGLELFWFKDRLEPYMIQIQGSAKLKLTDGTQTTIGYASNTAYNYRSLGRSLVDDGKFPLEGLNMPIILDYFRKHPQDLNIYIPRDQSFVFFQETYGKPAQGSISVPLTPERSIATDKSLMPPGALALIRAPFPYINKSNKIENRLVSRYVLDQDTGGAIKGAGRVDYFLGTGEAAGERAGVTVSNGQLFYLLLKP; encoded by the coding sequence ATGAATAACCAGCATTTTGCTAACATTACTATTAGCTTACCTATATTTATGGCCAGTTTGATTGTGGGCATACAACCACTCCCCAATCAAGAACTTAGTCCCCCAGAATGTCGGTTAGGAAAATGGAATTTACCAGCGTTAGTAAATCCAACAAAAAAGAAGTTACCTGTACTTATTCCGAGAGTCCCAGTTACCTGTTGTCAAGAGGAAATTTCTTGTTTAGATCAGGCAATTTATGATGAGAAGAATGACGAAATTGCTAATAAAAAAGCATTATTACAATCTATAGATTACAGTCTCCAATATTTGCAAACGCCAAGGGCAATTAAGGCCTATCAAAAATCAGAAATTACCAGAGAAAGAGTTTATAATAGTTTGCAAAGATTTCGGAAATTATTGATTTCCACAAAATCGCCTCAAGCACTCCAAGCAGCTATCGAAAAAGAGTTTGTTTTTTATCAATCTGTAGGCAGAGATAACAAAGGAACAGTTTTATTTACCGCTTATTATGAACCTTTGTATTTAGCCAGTCGTCAACCAACAAAAGAGTTTCGCTATCCAGCTTATCGTTCTCCTGCTGACTTAGAATCTTGGGCTAAACCCCATCCTAGCAGATCAGAATTAGAAGGTGTAGATGGTTTACAAGGTAGCAAAGGAAAATTAAAAGGATTGGAGTTATTTTGGTTTAAAGATCGTCTTGAACCTTATATGATTCAAATTCAAGGTTCAGCCAAACTCAAATTAACAGATGGAACTCAGACAACTATCGGTTATGCAAGTAATACAGCTTATAATTATCGAAGTTTAGGCAGATCATTAGTTGATGATGGTAAATTTCCCTTAGAAGGGTTAAATATGCCCATTATCCTCGACTATTTCCGCAAACATCCCCAGGATTTAAATATTTATATTCCTCGTGATCAAAGTTTTGTATTTTTCCAGGAAACCTACGGAAAACCAGCCCAAGGTTCTATTAGTGTACCACTAACTCCAGAACGTTCTATTGCTACAGATAAATCTCTCATGCCTCCCGGTGCTTTAGCATTAATTCGCGCTCCTTTTCCCTATATTAATAAGAGTAATAAAATCGAAAATCGGCTGGTGAGTCGTTACGTTTTAGATCAGGATACAGGTGGTGCAATTAAAGGTGCTGGGAGGGTAGATTACTTTCTAGGAACAGGTGAAGCCGCAGGAGAAAGGGCTGGGGTAACAGTCAGTAATGGACAATTATTTTATCTGTTACTAAAACCCTAA
- a CDS encoding TRC40/GET3/ArsA family transport-energizing ATPase: protein MRVILMTGKGGVGKTSVAAATGLRCAELGYRTLVLSTDPAHSLADSFDVELGHDARLIRPNLWGAELDALRELEGNWGAVKRYITQVLQASGLDGIQAEELAILPGMDEIFGLVRMKRHYDEGEFDVLIIDSAPTGTALRLLSLPEVGGWYMRRFYKPFQNISVALRPFVEPIFKPIAGFSLPNKEVMDAPYEFYEQIEALEKVLTDNTQTSVRLVTNPEKMVIKESLRAHAYLSLYNVATDLVIANRIIPQEVTDPFFQRWKENQEQYRQEIHDNFLPLPVKEVPLYSEELCGLAALERLKETLYKDEDPTQIYYKETTIRVVKDNNQYSLELYLPNIPKSQIQLKKTGDELNITIGNHRRNLVLPQALAALQPAGAKMEDDYLKIRFADNVNSI from the coding sequence ATGCGAGTAATTTTAATGACAGGGAAAGGTGGCGTGGGTAAAACCTCCGTTGCCGCAGCCACTGGACTCCGTTGTGCAGAACTCGGCTATCGGACATTGGTTTTAAGTACGGACCCAGCCCACTCCCTTGCTGATAGCTTTGACGTTGAATTAGGCCATGATGCCCGCCTTATTCGTCCTAATTTATGGGGTGCAGAATTGGATGCACTGCGAGAATTAGAAGGTAATTGGGGGGCTGTCAAACGCTATATTACCCAAGTTTTACAAGCCAGTGGTTTAGACGGGATACAAGCGGAAGAGTTAGCAATTTTACCAGGCATGGATGAAATTTTCGGCTTGGTGAGAATGAAACGTCATTATGATGAAGGGGAATTTGACGTTTTAATTATTGATTCTGCCCCGACTGGTACAGCATTACGGCTGTTAAGTTTGCCTGAAGTTGGCGGTTGGTATATGCGTCGTTTTTATAAACCGTTCCAAAATATTTCCGTAGCCCTAAGACCATTTGTAGAACCTATTTTTAAACCCATTGCTGGTTTTTCTTTACCAAATAAAGAGGTAATGGATGCACCTTATGAGTTTTATGAGCAAATTGAAGCTTTGGAAAAAGTTTTAACTGATAATACTCAAACCTCAGTCCGTCTAGTTACCAATCCCGAAAAAATGGTAATTAAGGAATCTCTTCGCGCTCACGCTTATCTAAGTTTGTATAATGTAGCCACAGATTTAGTTATTGCTAACCGGATTATTCCTCAAGAAGTTACAGATCCATTTTTCCAACGGTGGAAGGAAAATCAAGAACAATACCGTCAAGAAATTCACGACAATTTTCTCCCTCTCCCAGTCAAAGAAGTCCCTCTCTACTCTGAAGAACTGTGTGGTTTAGCAGCTTTGGAAAGGTTGAAAGAAACTCTGTACAAAGATGAAGATCCAACTCAGATTTATTATAAAGAAACCACAATCAGAGTGGTAAAAGATAATAACCAATACAGTTTGGAACTTTATCTACCCAATATTCCTAAAAGCCAAATTCAACTGAAAAAAACGGGAGATGAATTAAACATTACTATTGGCAATCATCGCCGTAATTTGGTATTACCTCAAGCTTTGGCAGCACTGCAACCAGCAGGAGCAAAAATGGAAGATGATTATCTGAAAATTCGCTTTGCTGACAATGTAAATTCTATCTAA
- the leuD gene encoding 3-isopropylmalate dehydratase small subunit: protein MVSEVKQISGNAVPLIGNDIDTDRIIPARYLKAITFDDLGAGVFVDDRKALNGEHPFDQIHYQGAKILIANRNFGCGSSREHAPQALAKWGIKALIGESFAEIFFGNCVAMGIPCVTAEFEVVKQLQELVIANPQEVLTIDLEKLQVKIGNFTASVVMSEGTRSAFIAGTWDACGQLVANAQQVKATAAKLPYIAWGHLAAS, encoded by the coding sequence ATGGTAAGTGAAGTCAAACAAATATCCGGTAACGCCGTTCCCCTCATTGGTAACGACATAGACACCGACCGAATTATCCCCGCCCGCTACTTAAAAGCCATCACCTTTGACGACTTAGGAGCAGGCGTATTTGTGGACGATAGAAAAGCCTTAAATGGTGAACACCCATTTGATCAAATCCATTACCAAGGCGCGAAAATCCTCATAGCTAACCGCAACTTCGGCTGTGGTTCATCACGAGAACACGCGCCCCAAGCCCTGGCTAAATGGGGAATTAAAGCCCTGATTGGTGAAAGCTTCGCGGAAATCTTTTTTGGTAACTGCGTGGCAATGGGGATACCATGCGTAACTGCTGAATTTGAAGTAGTTAAACAGTTGCAAGAATTAGTTATCGCTAATCCTCAAGAAGTCCTTACCATAGATTTGGAAAAATTGCAAGTAAAAATTGGTAATTTTACTGCCTCAGTTGTCATGAGTGAAGGGACAAGAAGCGCTTTTATTGCGGGAACTTGGGACGCTTGCGGACAGTTGGTAGCAAATGCCCAACAGGTAAAAGCAACAGCAGCAAAATTACCTTACATTGCTTGGGGTCATTTAGCAGCTAGTTAG
- a CDS encoding EVE domain-containing protein, with protein sequence MNAINYWLMKSEPAVYSITDLEQQRETIWDGVRNYQARNFLRQMHIGDLAFFYHSNAEPPGIFGLMRVVKTGIADPTQFDINSKYYDSKSTLESPRWQTVKVEFVEVFSNPLSLSTLKLKFSDDELLVVKKGNRLSINPVIESVGREILEMGRDI encoded by the coding sequence ATGAATGCAATTAATTATTGGTTAATGAAGTCAGAACCAGCAGTTTATAGTATTACTGACTTAGAACAACAACGAGAAACAATTTGGGACGGTGTGCGTAATTATCAAGCCCGGAATTTTCTCAGACAAATGCACATAGGAGATTTAGCATTTTTCTATCATTCTAATGCTGAACCTCCGGGGATTTTTGGCTTAATGCGAGTTGTGAAAACAGGTATTGCTGACCCGACACAATTTGATATAAATAGTAAATATTATGATAGCAAATCAACTCTTGAATCTCCCCGTTGGCAAACTGTGAAAGTGGAATTTGTGGAAGTTTTTAGTAATCCACTTTCACTATCAACACTCAAATTAAAGTTTAGTGATGATGAATTATTAGTAGTGAAAAAAGGTAATCGTCTATCAATCAATCCTGTCATAGAATCAGTCGGAAGAGAGATATTAGAAATGGGAAGAGATATTTAG
- a CDS encoding Uma2 family endonuclease codes for MTIAAIKPTTIGEFLQLPETEPASEFIHGQITQKPMPQGEHSQLQIDLCETINQITKPQKIAKAFPELRCVFGGLAIVPDIAVFLWERIPRLPSGRIANRFEIHPDWAIEILSPDQRYKQVLAKLLHCAEYGTELGWLLDPEDESILVVDSDRRVRELKNSDRLPVLTGVELDITVQEVFSWLNL; via the coding sequence ATGACTATTGCAGCAATTAAACCCACAACTATCGGAGAATTTTTGCAATTGCCAGAAACAGAACCTGCTTCTGAATTTATTCATGGACAAATCACACAGAAACCTATGCCTCAAGGGGAACATAGCCAACTTCAGATCGATCTATGCGAAACTATTAATCAAATTACTAAACCTCAAAAAATTGCCAAAGCTTTTCCAGAACTACGCTGTGTTTTTGGTGGGTTAGCGATCGTTCCAGATATAGCTGTATTTCTTTGGGAGCGAATCCCTCGGTTGCCATCAGGAAGGATTGCCAATCGTTTTGAAATCCATCCAGATTGGGCTATTGAAATTCTCTCTCCCGATCAGAGATATAAACAAGTCCTAGCCAAATTACTACACTGCGCTGAGTATGGTACTGAGTTGGGTTGGTTGCTTGATCCCGAAGATGAGAGTATTTTAGTAGTAGACAGCGATCGCCGAGTTAGGGAACTTAAAAATAGCGATCGCTTACCAGTTCTTACAGGGGTTGAATTAGATATAACTGTTCAAGAAGTATTTAGCTGGTTAAATTTATAA
- a CDS encoding S8 family peptidase has product MKKLLLLCLFVIGLSAAVFGFLNFQGLAAKGEFETILLDFREDVAENVIEKDLQAIAQQYHVTPQLDNKYSAVDHVYVIKGDRQRLNDLRKSPFAKVTEFIEPNYIYKIVPQGQATWLGELLAPQQNEEPSSSLIGPNDQYYSKQWNLHKIGVEAAWTRSKGSGITVAVIDTGITKVRDLYETKFVKGYDFVNDTEAAKDDNGHGTHVAGTVAQATNNAYGVAGVAYEASLMPLKVLNADGAGTVADIAEAIKFAADNGADIINMSLGGSGESQLMEDAVKYAHNKGVTIIAAAGNENTNGVSYPARYDHVIGVSAFGPDGERASYSNYGAGVDISAPGGSETGTILQETINEQGEGVFLGLQGTSMASPHVAGVAALIKALGIKEPDEILQVLQQSARVIQDDGLNYYGAGQLNAEAAVKLASDGIISVPDFFRWLREQGYLNPGFWIDGGAIALVPKIFMVIGSYLLAWFLRVYFPFTWSWSLFSGLTFGSSGLFFLKGFYIFDLPQWPFRVLGSSIPELGNTLQGTDALNPLFASVLIPFVLIALFLGHPSWKWFAIGATLGITAFLTVSAVYDPAVWGLGNSNLARIFLLVNALLCYGLAQLALKKDGQTA; this is encoded by the coding sequence ATGAAAAAACTGCTATTATTGTGCTTGTTTGTCATTGGACTGAGTGCTGCTGTGTTTGGGTTTTTGAATTTTCAGGGACTGGCAGCTAAAGGTGAGTTTGAGACAATTTTGCTAGATTTTCGGGAAGATGTGGCAGAAAATGTGATTGAGAAGGATCTACAAGCGATCGCTCAACAATATCATGTTACCCCGCAACTGGATAATAAATATTCAGCGGTGGACCATGTATATGTTATCAAAGGCGATCGCCAAAGACTCAACGATTTAAGAAAATCTCCCTTTGCCAAAGTTACAGAATTTATCGAGCCAAATTACATTTATAAAATCGTCCCCCAAGGACAAGCCACTTGGTTAGGAGAACTGTTAGCACCGCAGCAAAACGAAGAACCAAGTTCGTCTTTAATTGGTCCAAATGACCAGTATTATAGCAAACAGTGGAACTTACACAAAATCGGCGTAGAAGCGGCATGGACTCGGAGTAAAGGTAGTGGTATCACTGTTGCCGTAATTGATACTGGCATTACCAAAGTCCGCGATTTATATGAAACCAAATTTGTCAAAGGCTATGATTTCGTCAACGACACAGAGGCAGCCAAAGACGACAACGGCCATGGTACTCATGTCGCCGGTACAGTTGCCCAAGCCACCAATAACGCCTATGGTGTCGCTGGAGTTGCCTATGAAGCCAGCCTCATGCCCTTAAAGGTATTAAATGCTGACGGTGCAGGAACAGTAGCCGACATTGCCGAAGCCATCAAATTTGCGGCTGATAACGGCGCAGACATCATTAACATGAGCTTAGGTGGTAGTGGAGAAAGCCAACTCATGGAAGATGCGGTTAAATATGCCCATAACAAAGGTGTAACTATCATTGCTGCCGCAGGTAATGAAAACACCAACGGCGTAAGCTATCCTGCCCGTTATGATCATGTTATTGGCGTTTCCGCTTTTGGACCTGACGGTGAAAGAGCATCCTATTCTAACTATGGTGCGGGTGTGGATATTTCTGCCCCTGGAGGGAGTGAAACTGGGACAATTCTCCAAGAAACTATTAATGAACAAGGTGAAGGCGTATTTCTCGGACTTCAAGGCACAAGTATGGCTTCTCCCCACGTTGCGGGTGTAGCGGCATTAATCAAAGCCTTGGGAATCAAAGAACCCGATGAAATTTTGCAAGTTCTCCAACAGTCAGCCAGAGTCATTCAAGACGACGGTTTGAACTATTATGGGGCTGGACAACTCAACGCCGAAGCCGCAGTTAAATTAGCCAGCGACGGTATAATTAGTGTTCCTGACTTTTTCCGGTGGTTGCGAGAACAGGGTTATCTTAATCCCGGCTTTTGGATAGATGGCGGAGCGATCGCTTTAGTGCCTAAAATATTCATGGTAATAGGTTCTTATCTTCTAGCTTGGTTCTTACGGGTTTACTTCCCCTTCACTTGGAGTTGGTCTTTATTCAGCGGCTTAACTTTCGGCAGTTCTGGCTTATTCTTCCTCAAAGGATTTTATATCTTTGATCTTCCTCAATGGCCTTTCCGGGTTTTAGGTAGTTCCATTCCCGAACTAGGCAACACTTTACAGGGAACAGACGCATTAAATCCTCTTTTTGCCAGTGTTTTAATTCCTTTTGTTTTAATAGCCTTATTTTTAGGACATCCTAGTTGGAAATGGTTTGCTATTGGTGCAACTTTAGGAATAACAGCTTTTCTGACCGTTAGTGCTGTTTATGATCCTGCCGTTTGGGGTTTAGGAAATAGTAACCTAGCTCGAATTTTCCTTCTTGTTAATGCTTTACTTTGTTATGGACTAGCCCAGTTAGCATTGAAAAAAGACGGACAAACTGCTTAA